A DNA window from Arachis stenosperma cultivar V10309 unplaced genomic scaffold, arast.V10309.gnm1.PFL2 arast.V10309.gnm1.Scaffold_100028, whole genome shotgun sequence contains the following coding sequences:
- the LOC130959957 gene encoding uncharacterized protein LOC130959957 encodes MGSQRQGVREGIPNVNYERKQETFMATMNDVAEVVREAAVGAARAVECLGVRNGNENEYGEDNGNDENNLGHLERPMTLVTFLKVKPPKFKGTLVATDADNWFRGIEQSLRVQHVPEGQHVEFATYMLEGEVEYWWQGIQRLLQQNKNDIPWDIFKDEFYKKYFPRAARDAKEMELMQLKQGNTTIVEYARKFGDLCCFSKICQGDPADLEEWKCFKFEGGLCVDLMSSIVSLEIRNFAELVNKSKLVEECIKKVTVAKVSRQGFPPRRLSNHQTAGRSVHFKARGIRQCKNLQVGNITDRRMGKNGGKARQGNGKRAHQAYINTAYKECGKEHDNRSCQFGSPNCYACRELEHIAKDCLKGFTRNPVSTQQQGRVFAITIDNVVQSNTLIQGQVMSRIDF; translated from the coding sequence ATGGGTTCACAGAGACAAGGCGTACGGGAAGGAATTCCTAATGTTAACTACGAGAGGAAACAGGAAACGTTTATGGCTACCATGAACGACGTGGCTGAAGTAGTGCGTGAAGCTGCTGTAGGAGCGGCTAGGGCTGTTGAATGTCTCGGAGTGAGAAATGGGAACGAGAATGAATATGGAGAAGATAATGGAAACGATGAGAATAACTTAGGGCATCTCGAAAGACCTATGACCCTTGTGACTTTTCTGAAAGTTAAACCGCCTAAGTTTAAAGGTACACTCGTTGCGACCGATGCTGACAACTGGTTTCGAGGTATTGAACAATCACTGAGGGTGCAGCATGTTCCGGAAGGACAACACGTGGAGTTTGCTACTTATATGCTCGAGGGAGAAGTTGAGTACTGGTGGCAGGGGATACAGCGACTGCTACAACAGAATAAAAATGACATTCCTTGGGATATCTTTAAGGACGAATTTTATAAGAAGTATTTTCCGAGGGCAGCTCGTGATGCTAAGGAGATGGAACTTATGCAGTTGAAACAGGGTAATACAACTATTGTAGAATATGCCCGTAAATTTGGTGACTTGTGCTGTTTCTCCAAGATTTGTCAAGGGGATCCTGCTGACCTTGAAGAATGGAAGTGCTTTAAGTTTGAAGGAGGCCTTTGTGTTGATCTGATGAGTTCAATAGTTTCGCTGGAGATACGTAATTTTGCCGAATTAGTCAACAAGAGCAAGTTAGTGGAAGAATGTATTAAGAAAGTGACTGTGGCTAAAGTGAGTCGCCAAGGATTTCCACCAAGGCGTCTTAGCAATCATCAGACAGCTGGGAGAAGTGTGCATTTTAAAGCACGTGGCATACGACAGTGTAAGAACCTACAAGTTGGTAACATTACTGATCGCCGTATGGGTAAGAATGGAGGTAAAGCAAGGCAAGGTAATGGTAAACGAGCCCATCAGGCTTACATAAACACTGCATATAAGGAATGCGGAAAAGAGCATGATAACAGGTCTTGCCAGTTTGGATCACCTAACTGCTATGCTTGTAGAGAACTTGAACATATTGCCAAGGATTGTCTAAAGGGATTTACTCGAAATCCAGTTAGCACTCAACAACAAGGACGAGTGTTTGCTATCACTATTGACAATGTTGTGCAATCGAACACCCTCATTCAAGGTCAGGTTATGTCAAGAATCGATTTCTAA